A genomic stretch from Gopherus flavomarginatus isolate rGopFla2 chromosome 3, rGopFla2.mat.asm, whole genome shotgun sequence includes:
- the SPAG8 gene encoding sperm-associated antigen 8, with protein sequence MPPCHRELSPCVAEMPGEMPPSKIEMEPCLVELPPSHGELGSSLGELLPCMVEMSPSKAEIPEKQPGLVSRGKCLVHNWQEERTTNELDRVPSPELGSEGFFYRHGHRGLLTLQLLSQLADSTTMKDSYRRPQRTGLPVRGQREAMLELMLYQKYRRETLTELSPLAGPMESLSTSHRDYCQEGFQAALLPPTRPHDYRLEQPHTFWLESARQLPGVSNIRTSDTPFRRNATFTTPISDYLDQPLPYAPENYPKL encoded by the exons ATGCCGCCCTGCCACAGAGAGCTATCGCCCTGCGTGGCAGAGATGCCTGGGGAAATGCCACCCAGCAAGATTGAGATGGAGCCCTGTCTGGTTGAGCTGCCACCCAGCCATGGAGAGCTGGGAAGCAGCCTTGGAGAGCTGCTGCCCTGCATGGTCGAGATGTCGCCCAGCAAGGCTGAGATACCTGAGAAGCAACCAGGGCTTGTATCCCGCGGGAAGTGCCTAGTCCATAACTGGCAGGAGGAG AGAACCACAAACGAGCTGGATCGAGTGCCGAGTCCGGAGCTGGGCAGTGAAGGCTTCTTCTACCGGCACGGGCACCGCGGGCTGCTCACTCTTCAGCTCCTCTCGCAGCTGGCCGACAGCACCACCATGAAGGATTCCTATCGCAGGCCCCAGCGGACCGGGCTGCCTGTGAGAG GGCAGCGGGAGGCCATGCTGGAGTTAATGCTGTACCAGAAATACAG GAGGGAGACCCTGACGGAGCTTTCCCCTCTGGCCGGGCCCATGGAGTCGCTCTCCACCAGCCACCGGGACTACTGCCAGGAGGGCTTCCAGGCTGCACTGCTGCCCCCCACCAGG CCCCACGACTATCGCCTGGAGCAGCCCCACACCTTCTGGCTGGAGAGCGCCCGCCAGCTGCCT GGCGTCTCCAACATCCGTACCAGCGACACCCCCTTTCGGAGGAACGCAACCTTCACCACCCCGATCAGCGACTACCTGGACCAGCCCTTGCCCTACGCCCCAGAGAACTACCCCAAACTTTAG